A window of Microbispora hainanensis genomic DNA:
TGTCCTCGACCCTGGTCGCCGCCGGCAGCGCGGGGTCCGCCTCGCTTCTGCGGAAGTTCTCGAACGCCGTCCGTGCTCTGCCCCACCCCCATGACCAGGGCGATCTCGGCGTCCGCCAGGTCGAGGTAGTAGCGCAGCACCAGCGCCTCCCGCTGGCGCCGGGGCAGCCGGGCCAGCGCGAGCAGCACCGCGAGCCGCACCAGGCCGACCCGGTGCTCGCGATACAGGCCCGCCAGATCGGCCCGGGGAGGCGGTGCGGGCGGAGCGAGCGCCGTCGGCCATAGGGATTCACGATCCATGCAGTGTGAACGCGCACCCCCGCCGATCCGCTGCTCGCGGATTTCCGGCCGCACACGTGCGAAGGCCCCTCCGGACGATGGTCCGGAGGGGCCTCGCGACGTCGCGCCTGGTGTCACGCCTGACCGGTGTGCATCGCCCGCCGGCTCAGTTCCGCGTGCTTCCGAACAGGCAGAACGGGCAGAACGGTTCGCGCTGGACGCACACCTTCACGGAGTCGCTGTCGTTGGCCGGATCGAGGTCGAGCTCCTCGCCGCCGACGGTGGCGGTGTTGACCGTCTCCGCGACCGCGGTGGCCTTCGCGCGGACGACCAGCGTGGCCGTCGCGCCACTGGCCAGCGTTCCCACCGCCCACGTGCCCCCGGCGTACGTGCCGGTCGACGGCGTGGACGACAGGAAGGCGAGGTTGGCGGGCAGGACGTCCTTGACGGCGACGCCGGTGGCGTCGTTGGGCCCGGCGTTGGCGACCGTGACCCGATAGGTGACGGTCTCGCCCACGGTGACCTCGGTCCGGTCCGCGGACTTGACCACGCTCAGGTCGACGGCCGGGTTGACCTCGGTGACGGACCAGATGGCGCTGGACATCGGCGCTCCCTCGGGCCCCGTCCAGCAGCCGGGATCGGCAACTTCCTCGACGACATCTTCTTCGGCACCCCGGCGTCGGTGCCGAGACGCCCGCGGTGGGACAGCCGCCAGTAGAGCTTCTGCCCGGGGGTCGTCGGGCGGTCCTGGTAGAGGGTCGAGACCTGGTTGGCGTTGAGCTCCGCGAACTGCGCGCCCTCCGCCGCCGGAACGTTCATCCGGGGGCTCCAGATCTCGATCCTGTGGTCGGTGGCGGTCGTCCGCCAGCCCGGCACCGCGTTGGGACCGCTCTGCGAGGCGTCCGGCAGCGAAGCCCATGTCCCGGTGACGACGGGCCTCTCGAACCCGCCGTTGACCAACGCCACCTGCTCGGGGCACGACGCGGGGTTCGGCGCCGCCGCCCGCGGCGTCACCGTGGCCGCGGCCTCGGTGCGTACGGGCGCGGCTCCGGCGAGGACCGCGTCGGACAGCGTCAGCGGGACAGCCGCCGCCACCAGGGCGGCGATGGGATAACACATCCTGCGGATGCGCCTCATCGATCAACGTCCTCTCGTCGTGGCGATTCACCAGGCCGTACGACCGGCGCCGGCACCGCACGGAAGATTCGTGCGGCGGGGACGAGAGGAGCGGCACGACACGTGCGGCCGTGCCAACAGTTGGCCGGACTTGTTCTCTGCCGACCCTGCGCAGGGAAGATCTGGATCTATGTCGACGGCTCCCGCGGCCAGAACCGGACCAGGAACCGCTCCCGCGGATCCGCGTCGTCATCGGCCCGCGTGCACACCCGTACGTTCCACAGCCGTTCCGGCTCGCCGAGCAGCAGGAAGCCG
This region includes:
- a CDS encoding DUF11 domain-containing protein, encoding MSSAIWSVTEVNPAVDLSVVKSADRTEVTVGETVTYRVTVANAGPNDATGVAVKDVLPANLAFLSSTPSTGTYAGGTWAVGTLASGATATLVVRAKATAVAETVNTATVGGEELDLDPANDSDSVKVCVQREPFCPFCLFGSTRN